CGACGGAAAGTTCCGCGTTACCCTGTCCGTGCTGCCGGAATCGCCCACGCCCCTCTCCCCCGTCGTGTACCAGGTCCACCTGGGCCATCATGCGCTCTTCACCCCCGGCGCCAAGGATGCCGGCATGGGCCTGGAAAGGCTGGCGGAGGACGGCAATCCCAAGGAGGCCGCCATGAATCTGGCCGGATACGATTTCGGCCGCGCGGGCAATAACCTGCATGTTACCCTCATGCCGCAGGGCGGCGGCAAGTTCCAGGCCCGCATCGACGTCCTGGACGGATCGGTGACGCCGGTGGGCCCGGGCGCTTTCTCCGTCCACTCCGGAAGCTCGCCGATCTTCGCCATCGGCGCCGCCGCGCCGGCCGGCCTGGAGCGCCTGTCGGAAGACGGAAATCCCGCCGACCGGGCCGCCGCGCTGGCCATGGCGACGGGCGTAACCACGCCGCTTTCCCCGGTGGTTTGGGCCATCGCGAACAAGAAGGATCTCCTCTTCGCCCAAGGCTCTCCCGACTACGGCAAAGGCCTGGAATCCCTGGCCGAGGAAGGCAACCCGAAAGCCCTGATGGATTACCTGGCCTCGCAAGGCATCCAATCCGGCGCCGCCGGGACCGCCGCCTTCGCCGGCGGGGCTTCGGTCTCCTTCGACGTCATGCCCCGCGAAGGCGACGTGCTTTTCCTCGCCACCATGTTCGGCCAAAGCAACGATCTCTTCTTCGCACCCGGCGGCGACGGCATCTCCCTCTGGAACGGCGCGTACCTCCGTAGCGGCGACGTTACCGGGGACATCTCGCTTTGGGACGCCGGCACCGAAATGAACGAAGCGCCCGGCGTGGGACCCAACCAGGCGCCGCGCGAAAGCGCTCCCGGCATGGGCGGCCCCGGCGAGGGCAAGGTGCAACCCGTCGCCGCGGTGATGGACGGGTTCGCCTATCCCAAGGTCGGGGACCTGATCGAGGTGGACTTGTCGGCGAAGTAAAGAACCCCGGGCCTGGGCAGGCCCTTCCGGCGGAGGCTTCTTGCCCTCGCTTGCGCCGCCCTGGCGGGAATCGATTTTCCCCGCTAGGGCGTCTATGTTATGATAGGCAGGCCAACCGAGGAGGAGCCATGCGCGCGCGCAAGAACGGCAAGACGGATCACGACCGGAAGTTGAAGCCGGAAAGCCTCATGATGAGCTACGGCTACAATCCGGAATGGTCGGAAGGCGCCATCAAAAGCCCCATCTTCCAGACCTCCACCTTCGCCTTCCCTTCGGCCGAGCAAGGCAAGGCTTTCTTCGAAGTGGCCTATGGCCTGCGCGAGCAGCGGCCCAAGGAAAAGAGCGGGCTCATCTACAGCCGCATCAACAATCCCGATCTCGAGATCCTGGAGGATCGCCTCACCCTCTGGGACGAGGCCGAGGATTGCGCCGTGTTCGAAAGCGGCATGGGAGCCATCACCACCGCTTTCCTGGAATTCCTGAAGCCGGGCGATTTGATCCTCATGAGCGCGCCGCTCTACGGGGGCACCGATCATTTCATCCAGGCCTTCCTGCCCAAGATCGGGATCGAATCCATGGAGTTCAAGCCCAGCGAGGAACCGGAAGCCATCGCCCGTCGGCTGGAAGCCTCGGGCAAGTCGGCCAAGCTCGCAATGATCTTCATCGAGACGCCGGCCAATCCCACCAACGCGCTCATCGACATCGCCGCCTGCCGCGGCCTCGCCGATCGCTTCTCCCGGCCCGATCGGCGGATCCTTATCGCCGTCGACAACACCTATATGGGGCCGCTGTGGCAGCATCCCCTGAAGCACGGCGCGGATCTGGTCCTGTATTCGGCGACCAAATACATCGGCGGGCATAGCGACGTGATCGCCGGAGCCTGCCTGGGGAGCAAAGAACTCATCCACCGGGTGAAGGTATTGCGAACCTTCCTGGGCAACATGGCCGGGCCCATGACGGGCTGGCTTTTGATGCGGAGCCTGGAGACCCTCAAGGTGCGCATGGAGCGGCAGGCCGCCAACGCGCAAGAGGTGGCCGCCTGGCTCACCCGGCATCCCAAGGTCGGGAAGGTCTATTACCTGGGCTTGCTCACCGCTGAGGATGGGCAGCAGTACCGCATCTACAAGCAGCAACACAATTCGCCCGGCGCCATGATGGCCTTCGACGTCAAGCGCCCGGACGCCGCCCACGGCGCTTCCGATCCCGCCGCCGACGAGGCCGCCGCGTTCCGTTTCCTGAACCGGCTCAAGTTGATCAAGCTGGCCGTGAGCCTGGGCAGCACCGAATCCTTGGCCGAGCATCCCGCCACCATGACGCATATCGGCGTGGAAGAACATCATCGCGCCGAGATGAACATCACCAATAAGCTCATCCGCTTGTCGGTGGGCGTGGAAGACCCCCAGGATCTCATCTGGGACATCGGACAGGCGCTGGAAGCCGTGTAGGCCGCAGACCCACCGATCGCACGAGCCGGGTCGCGGGGCCGCCCGCCCTTGTCCGGAAACCTGTCGGTTATCTTACCGAATCACGACGCTTGCGCCGCGTCCGAGGGCAAAGCGTAATTATTCTCATCCCCTAATCGATCTCCCCAGGTTCAATCTCTTCCAGGAGGATCCCATGAAGACGCCCATGCATAGCCCGGCGCGTAAATTCGTGATGTTTGCCACGATTTCTATTTCTTCGGCGCTCGTCGCCTGCTCCAGCAATTACAGCAGCACCGGTTCGACCGCCGGGCTCTACGACACCACGTCCGCCATCGCCGCCTTGCGGGGTTATACGGACAGTACCATCCGCGGTACGGTGCGGTTCCGGCAGGAAGGCGATTCCGTAACCGTCGCGACCGACGATATTACCGGGCTGACCGGCACCATGTACGAACTGCAAATCCGCCAGAGCGGGAATTGCCTCTCCCCGGAGTCCAGCGGTGGCGCGTTCCCACCGGGAAATGACTCGAATTCGATTGCGGATAGCCTCGCGGGCCGCATCCAGTTGGGGACTTCCGGAACGGGCTCGGGAACCTTCCGTACATCGGTCCTCAGCCTGAACCCTTCGGAAAA
This sequence is a window from Fibrobacterota bacterium. Protein-coding genes within it:
- a CDS encoding cystathionine gamma-synthase family protein — translated: MRARKNGKTDHDRKLKPESLMMSYGYNPEWSEGAIKSPIFQTSTFAFPSAEQGKAFFEVAYGLREQRPKEKSGLIYSRINNPDLEILEDRLTLWDEAEDCAVFESGMGAITTAFLEFLKPGDLILMSAPLYGGTDHFIQAFLPKIGIESMEFKPSEEPEAIARRLEASGKSAKLAMIFIETPANPTNALIDIAACRGLADRFSRPDRRILIAVDNTYMGPLWQHPLKHGADLVLYSATKYIGGHSDVIAGACLGSKELIHRVKVLRTFLGNMAGPMTGWLLMRSLETLKVRMERQAANAQEVAAWLTRHPKVGKVYYLGLLTAEDGQQYRIYKQQHNSPGAMMAFDVKRPDAAHGASDPAADEAAAFRFLNRLKLIKLAVSLGSTESLAEHPATMTHIGVEEHHRAEMNITNKLIRLSVGVEDPQDLIWDIGQALEAV
- a CDS encoding superoxide dismutase family protein, translating into MKTPMHSPARKFVMFATISISSALVACSSNYSSTGSTAGLYDTTSAIAALRGYTDSTIRGTVRFRQEGDSVTVATDDITGLTGTMYELQIRQSGNCLSPESSGGAFPPGNDSNSIADSLAGRIQLGTSGTGSGTFRTSVLSLNPSENASIIGRSVVLQARTNMEPPQAGVSVWTNVACGIITQGNVADTSRTARGAY
- a CDS encoding spondin domain-containing protein, with amino-acid sequence MPNPIRFRRSLPLSLATLALGGLSACMNTDKNDATQALTVTVKSKAPAFSSSVSGTYGSGAAKPGASFTFEFYAAKGSRLSFASMFGQSNDWFFAPDTAGIPLYDAAGAPVSGDVTDQVYVWDAGTEEDQPPLQGSNQAPRQAAPNTGPADPDAHVRRVPEFPVAAFGSAPAKPGDSLAFEFTAPKGSRISFASMFGQSNDWFFAPDTMGIDLYDASGAPRNEDITSSIKLWDLGTEMDEPIGAGPNQAPRQAAPNTGAADPDDKVRMVTDSAYADVSKILSARLASLGDGKFRVTLSVLPESPTPLSPVVYQVHLGHHALFTPGAKDAGMGLERLAEDGNPKEAAMNLAGYDFGRAGNNLHVTLMPQGGGKFQARIDVLDGSVTPVGPGAFSVHSGSSPIFAIGAAAPAGLERLSEDGNPADRAAALAMATGVTTPLSPVVWAIANKKDLLFAQGSPDYGKGLESLAEEGNPKALMDYLASQGIQSGAAGTAAFAGGASVSFDVMPREGDVLFLATMFGQSNDLFFAPGGDGISLWNGAYLRSGDVTGDISLWDAGTEMNEAPGVGPNQAPRESAPGMGGPGEGKVQPVAAVMDGFAYPKVGDLIEVDLSAK